GTTGAGGGTGCTGTTTCAGACCGTCCCCGCCCTGAATTACGCGCTGGCGTTATCTGGCGTGAAATTCTATAAGTACCTGATCGGCACCATGCTCGGTTTGCCATTGCCTATCATGCTGTATTGCCTGTTTTTTGATTATATTGGCAAGCTGCTACATCTGTATTGAGCCGCCGCGTGGCCTGAGGCCAATGCCATATTTCCTTCACAAGCGCGCGATGGTTCGCCAAAAAATCGCACCGCGCTCATGTCAATCACAGAATTAATTCAAGGTAGACATCAATGTCGGGCCGCCATCCGACGGCAGCGGCTTTAGACCAATCAACCGCATCACAAGAGGATAAACGTCAACGTTGTCGAATGGCGCCACCACGATGTCTGATTTAAATGACGGCCCTGCAGCGATAAAGATCGCCTGCATTTCCGGAGCCTGGTTGTCGTAGCCATGTCCGCCGGCCGGCGTGTGTTCTGCGGCCTTGTCGCTGGCGGCAATTTGCCAGCCGACTTCCGCAAGGCAGATGAAGCGCGGTACGCGCGCATTGCTGCCATAGTGAAAGCGTGCCGGTATCTCTTCCTTGCGCCAGCACTGCATGTGATCGTGCGGTTTCAACAGTGCGAGCGCCAGCGTATTTTCTTGCCCCGGCTCGGCTTCCAATCCGGCATAGGTGCCGCTCGTGATCAGCCGATAGCTTGATTTTTCTGCGATCTGGTCCAGCCGGATGACACGCTGCCTGCTCATTGCCGCCATGCCATGATCAGACACAATGACGATGTTGGCCTTCATGTTGCGTGCCTTCAGTCCAGCCATCAGACGCCCGATCGCCGCATCGACGTGAGCCGCCGCCTGGGTAGTTTGCGGCGCGTCAGGACCATACTCATGTCCGGAGTGATCGACTTCGTCAAAATAGAGCGTCAGGAAAGCGGGGCGGGACGAGATCGGTTGATCCAGCCACCCAAGTACGGTGTCCACGCGATCATTCGCAGGCACCTTGCTATCGAAGCGGCGCCATTGGCCAGGGCGGACACCTTGGATTGCTGTCTCGGATCCAGGCCAGAACATGGTCGCTGTACGCACGCCGTTTTTCTCCGCTGTACTCCACACCGGCTCAGCTTCATCCCACCAGCGGCGATCCGCCAAAGCTTCTCGATTGCCGAGGCTAAAACGCACGTTCGGTATCTCTTTATCCTCCATCGTATTGCCGACAACGCCGTTGCGGTCCGGCCTCAAACCCGTTACCAGCGCGTAGTGGTTAGGAAACGTGATGGAGGGAAAAGACGGCAGCATCGCCTCTGCGCGGGCGCCCTGCTCCGCCAAGCTATTGAGATGCGGCGTGACCCCGCGTTTAAGATAATCCGGTTTGAAGCCATCGATCGACACCAGAATCACCGGGACAGGCTGCGGCGTTTTATCGTCTTGCGCGACCGGCTTGGGCGCAATCTGCGCGCAACCAGTAATCAAGACAACCAACACTACGCAGAACAATTCGCGCAAGGACAGATCGGCAATAATATTTTTCACGGCATTTTCTGTAAAAAAGGAGCGATGACAGAAGATAGCAACAATTTATTACCGTGACATGAACCAGCTGGACGGATCGACGCGGCATTGCTCGACGCCGGCGCACTTGACCGATGCGTTTTCAATCTTTTGAAAAAAAGCCTCCGAAGAGGCTCTCAATACATTCGAGATATTAACGTTCATCGAAACCATGCTGGAACTGGCGACTGAGGCCTGGACCGCCCCATTCAGCTTGAAAATTGTTCAGGCCGAAGGCCGACGACGCATTCGGCCCCCTCGCCAAATGATCAGGAGGGGCCGCACCGTCAATAGCTCTTGTAGGGAAGGAATTTTCCCGACAACACGACATTGACGCGATCGCCTTTGGGGTCGGCTTCACGCTGGATGTCCATTGAAAAATCGATTGCACTCATGATGCCGTCACCGAATTCTTCGTGGATCAATTCCTTGATCGTGGTGCCGTAGACGCTGACAATCTCGTACCAGCGATACAACAGCGGGTCGGTCGGTACCGCCGTCGGCAGCGAGCCTTTGTAGGGCACCACCTGTAGCCAGGCAACCGCCTCGTCGGACAAGCCGAAAATCTCGCCGACTCGTTCGGCTTGGGCCCTGTTGAAGGTCATCTGGCCCAGGCAGCCGGCCGTTGTCCATTCCTTGCTCATGCCAATGGCCTCAGCCACTTGGTGCCATTTGATGCCTTTGCTGACTTTCGCTGACAGGATCATGCTGGTTACTTCATTGCGATCGGAAATCATAGATACCTCAAGAAATGTTCAAGGAAAAAAGACCCACTGGCGATGACACTGAAAGTTAAAGGCCTAGCTCGGACAAACCCGGATGATCGTCGGGACGCCTTCCCAATGCCCAACGAAACTTGCGCTCCGCTTCCTTGATCGGCATATCGTTGATGCACGCGTAACGTTTTTGCATCAGGCCATCTTCGCCGAACTCCCAGTTTTCGTTACCGTACGAGCGAAACCAGTTGCCGGAATCATCATGCCATTCGTACGCGTAGCGCACCGCAATCCGATTGCCTCCAAAGGCCCACAATTCTTTGATCAACCGGTAGTCCAGCTCTTTCTTCCACTTTCGATCAAGGAACGCTTGCGCTTCGTCGCGATTGTTCGCGAATTCCGCGCGGTTGCGCCACCTGGTGTCGAGTGAATAAGCCAGCGCTACCTTGGCAGCATCTCGCGAATTCCAACCGTCCTCGGCAAGGCGTACCTTTTTGATGGCCGTCTCAAGTGTGAACGGCGGAAGTGGCGGACGAAGATTGCTATCGGATGACATGAAAACCTCCAGATCGTGAGTGAGTTGATTGAAATTCGACTCCGGCGAAAGATCAAAGACCCAGCAATTTGCGAGCAACATTTTGCGCGCTCCGAGCCGACTCCTTATTGCCGGTTACTAACGCTACCGTAATTGCACCATCGACCAGGACGAGAAGCTCCGAGGCCAGTTCTGCCGGATCTTCAACACGGCATTCTTCTGCAAGCTGCCGCAAGAAATTGAGCAACTTGATCTTATGTTCCTTCGCAACCGCGCGAATCGGGTCGTCTGCATCGCCTATTTCGCCCGCGGCATTGATGAATGCACAGCCCCTGAAATCAGCAGAGACAAACCACTTTTCAAGCACAGAAAACATCGAAAGCAGGCGCTCGGTGGGCGTGTTGGCTCGATTGGTCTCGTCGGTAAACCACTGCATCCAGCGTTCGTCGCGTCTTCTCAGCACTTCTGCGACCAATTCATCCTTGTTGAGGAAATACCGATAAATGCTTTTCCTCGCCACGCCCGAAGTCTTGACGATTAAATCCATTCCCGTCGCACAAATCCCGCCTGCGTAAATCAGGCGTTCAGTCGCTTCCAAGATTTTTTTCTGGGTTTCATTTGGGGAGATATCGTTCATGTGTTGAATGGTAGAACGAACGTTCTACCATCGTCAAGCGTTTTCATCGCACAAAGACGACAATCCGGCAGTACGAGCCCTCGCAGCCCCACGCACAAAATCAGCATGGATCGCTTGCAAGCTATGGCGCAGCTTGCGGGATTTGATTGCTTCGTCTTTGAGTCAGGAGAAAGTTTGAGGGCGCACTGATCCGGCGCATTGGAGTGCGTCAATCGGATAGGCTGGCTCCAGGACATCAGAGCGCACATAGTGTCTGACGGTATTTGTGGAGATGCCAAGCACCTGGCGATCTCCCTCATGGAGACTTGATCACGAAGATGCCACGTCGATCAAGCCAAATACCTGACAATTGCAAAAGCAGGGAGGACTGCTTGCGGCGAATTAATCGGCTTGCGAATGAGACATCGCCAAACCAATCAATCCGCCAGGATTTTTCACCCGTGGGAAAGGCAAAAGTTACTGATTTTTCACAGCCATGCCGGCATCATGTGCCTGCTGGTCTGCATGGTAGGAACTACGCACCATCGCGCCTACGGCGGCATGGGCAAAGCCCATCTTGTAGGCTTCTTCTTCGTACATCTTGAAGACGTCCGGATGCACGTAGCGCCGTACCGGCAGGTGATTCCCGCTTGGCATCAGGTACTGCCCAATTGTCAGCATGTCGACGTCATGAGCGCGCATGTCACGCATCACTTGCAGCACTTCTTCATCGGTTTCGCCGAGGCCGACCATGATGCCGGATTTGGTCGGGGTGTTCGGATGCAGGGCCTTGAAGCGTTTCAGCAGGTTCAGCGAATATTCGTAATCCGAACCCGGGCGCGCCTCCTTGTACAGGCGCGGCGCAGTTTCCAGGTTGTGGTTCATCACGTCAGGCGGCGCCAGGTTGAGGATTTCCAGAGCACGGTCCATGCGGCCGCGGAAATCCGGCACCAGGATTTCGATGCGGGTGTTTGGCGACAGCGCACGCACGTGGCGGATGCATTCGGCGAAATGGCCGGCGCCGCCGTCGCGCAGATCGTCGCGGTCGACGCTGGTGATGACAACGTAGTTCAATTTCAGCGCAGCGATGGTCTTGGCCAGGTTTTCCGGTTCGTTGACGTCGAGCGGATCAGGACGACCATGGCCGACATCGCAGAACGGACAGCGACGGGTACACTTGTCGCCCATGATCATGAAGGTTGCAGTGCCTTTGCCGAAGCATTCGCCGATGTTCGGGCAACTGGCTTCTTCGCATACCGTCACCAGGTTGTTGGCGCGCAGGATGTCCTTGATTTCGTAGAAGCGCGACGACGGCGATGCCGCCTTGACGCGGATCCAGTCCGGCTTTTGCAGGCGCTCGATTGGAACGATCTTGATCGGAATGCGCGAAGTCTTGTTGGCGCCTTTCTGCTTTTCGGACGGGTTGTAGCCGGCAGCAGCAACGCCAGTTTCGGTTGGCAGCGACGAGTTGGTTTCGGTTGTCATGAAGGCATTTCCTTGCTGTGGCTTAATTGCGCCCGGGCGCACTCAGTTATTCAGTTGATTCGATTAATTCAGTTAAAGCGGTCCATCAATTTGTGAGCAAGCGCTGACTGCACCTCTGAGAGAGCAGCATC
This DNA window, taken from Collimonas arenae, encodes the following:
- a CDS encoding ectonucleotide pyrophosphatase/phosphodiesterase, whose protein sequence is MKNIIADLSLRELFCVVLVVLITGCAQIAPKPVAQDDKTPQPVPVILVSIDGFKPDYLKRGVTPHLNSLAEQGARAEAMLPSFPSITFPNHYALVTGLRPDRNGVVGNTMEDKEIPNVRFSLGNREALADRRWWDEAEPVWSTAEKNGVRTATMFWPGSETAIQGVRPGQWRRFDSKVPANDRVDTVLGWLDQPISSRPAFLTLYFDEVDHSGHEYGPDAPQTTQAAAHVDAAIGRLMAGLKARNMKANIVIVSDHGMAAMSRQRVIRLDQIAEKSSYRLITSGTYAGLEAEPGQENTLALALLKPHDHMQCWRKEEIPARFHYGSNARVPRFICLAEVGWQIAASDKAAEHTPAGGHGYDNQAPEMQAIFIAAGPSFKSDIVVAPFDNVDVYPLVMRLIGLKPLPSDGGPTLMSTLN
- a CDS encoding DUF1348 family protein encodes the protein MSSDSNLRPPLPPFTLETAIKKVRLAEDGWNSRDAAKVALAYSLDTRWRNRAEFANNRDEAQAFLDRKWKKELDYRLIKELWAFGGNRIAVRYAYEWHDDSGNWFRSYGNENWEFGEDGLMQKRYACINDMPIKEAERKFRWALGRRPDDHPGLSELGL
- the cynS gene encoding cyanase, with the protein product MISDRNEVTSMILSAKVSKGIKWHQVAEAIGMSKEWTTAGCLGQMTFNRAQAERVGEIFGLSDEAVAWLQVVPYKGSLPTAVPTDPLLYRWYEIVSVYGTTIKELIHEEFGDGIMSAIDFSMDIQREADPKGDRVNVVLSGKFLPYKSY
- the lipA gene encoding lipoyl synthase, which produces MTTETNSSLPTETGVAAAGYNPSEKQKGANKTSRIPIKIVPIERLQKPDWIRVKAASPSSRFYEIKDILRANNLVTVCEEASCPNIGECFGKGTATFMIMGDKCTRRCPFCDVGHGRPDPLDVNEPENLAKTIAALKLNYVVITSVDRDDLRDGGAGHFAECIRHVRALSPNTRIEILVPDFRGRMDRALEILNLAPPDVMNHNLETAPRLYKEARPGSDYEYSLNLLKRFKALHPNTPTKSGIMVGLGETDEEVLQVMRDMRAHDVDMLTIGQYLMPSGNHLPVRRYVHPDVFKMYEEEAYKMGFAHAAVGAMVRSSYHADQQAHDAGMAVKNQ
- a CDS encoding TetR/AcrR family transcriptional regulator — encoded protein: MNDISPNETQKKILEATERLIYAGGICATGMDLIVKTSGVARKSIYRYFLNKDELVAEVLRRRDERWMQWFTDETNRANTPTERLLSMFSVLEKWFVSADFRGCAFINAAGEIGDADDPIRAVAKEHKIKLLNFLRQLAEECRVEDPAELASELLVLVDGAITVALVTGNKESARSAQNVARKLLGL